Proteins found in one Quercus robur chromosome 2, dhQueRobu3.1, whole genome shotgun sequence genomic segment:
- the LOC126694195 gene encoding uncharacterized protein LOC126694195 produces MSLLSWNCRGFGNLRTVKALEKAIKKEGPIIVFLMETKSCEEWMEKVKNECNMKQSWVVPSNGRSGGLALLWKDEIKIELLTFSLNHIDVLVSDGRGLGRWHLTGFYGNPETARRPESWAKLKHLEGVAALPWLVIGDFNELTSLSEKEGGGGRPQQQMDNFIDVINFCDLKDIGFVGPRFTWIYQKADGTQIRERLDRALAMAKWLELFLGAKLYHQSTSASDHSMLLLRMVAGSKRKRVKRSFKFESMWLKESSCEEVVRSAWEEGVIVSSDWELNSCLKICRDRLEGWNKDVFGHVGRNISDLQRRLEWLESQPSNPELIQALKELN; encoded by the coding sequence ATGAGTCTTCTCAGTTGGAACTGCCGGGGGTTTGGGAACCTCCGGACAGTTAAAGCCTTGGAAAAGGCTATTAAGAAGGAAGGTCCCATTATTGTCTTCTTGATGGAGACAAAGTCCTGTGAGGAATGGATGGAGAAGGTTAAGAATGAGTGTAATATGAAGCAAAGTTGGGTAGTGCCAAGCAATGGACGGAGTGGGGGTTTAGCTTTATTGTGGaaagatgaaataaaaattgagcTCTTAACATTTTCTTTGAACCACATTGATGTGTTAGTTTCTGATGGTCGGGGGTTGGGTAGATGGCATTTGACTGGCTTCTATGGCAATCCTGAAACAGCTAGGCGACCTGAGTCTTGGGCGAAGTTAAAACATTTGGAGGGGGTGGCAGCCCTTCCATGGCTAGTtattggggattttaatgagcTAACTAGCTTGTCTGAAAAAGAAGGAGGGGGTGGGCGACCTCAACAACAGATGGATAATTTTATTgatgttattaatttttgtgatctaaaagATATTGGTTTTGTAGGGCCCAGGTTTACTTGGATTTATCAAAAGGCAGATGGTACTCAAATTCGGGAACGATTGGATCGTGCTTTGGCTATGGCGAAATGGTTGGAATTATTTCTAGGTGCTAAACTGTACCATCAGTCTACTTCGGCTTCTGATCATTCAATGTTACTCCTTCGTATGGTGGCTGGTTCCAAACGTAAGAGGGTGAAGCGAAGTTTTAAGTTTGAATCTATGTGGCTGAAGGAATCCAGTTGTGAGGAAGTGGTGCGGTCTGCATGGGAGGAAGGTGTAATTGTATCTTCGGATTGGGAGCTGAATAGTTGTCTGAAAATTTGCCGTGATAGATTGGAGGGATGGAACAAAGATGTTTTCGGTCATGTTGGAAGAAACATATCAGACTTGCAACGAAGACTTGAGTGGTTGGAATCTCAACCTTCAAATCCGGAGTTGATTCAAGCATTAAAAGAGCTGAATTGA
- the LOC126694206 gene encoding uncharacterized protein LOC126694206: protein MASKAIANRLKKILPSIISDTQSAFMHERLIIDNVIVAFETMHHISQKKGGKRGEMVLKLDISKAYDWVEWTCLDKIMEKLGFVEHWRRLIMRCVSTVSYAININGRPRGRIIPSRGLSALIKSSVENGSLEGLAVSRGGPKLSHLFFADDSLIFCKATLDNCEALQRILEVYERASGQQLNRAKTSLLFSSNTSHEVQEEIKQRFGAQVIKQHEKYLGLPSLVGRNKRSTFDAIKDKVGKKLKGWKEKFLSKAGKEILIKAVAQAIPTYTMSCFKIPDALCEDLTSMICNFWWGQRKNEKKIAWLSWEKMCEPKANGGMVFKKLQ from the exons ATGGCTTCTAAGGCTATTGCTAATAGACTGAAGAAGATTTTGCCATCTATTATTAGTGATACCCAAAGTGCTTTTATGCATGAAAGGTTAATCATTGATAATGTGATAGTTGCTTTTGAAACTATGCATCACATAAGCCAGAAAAAGGGAGGAAAGAGAGGGGAAATGGTGCTTAAACTCGATATAAGTAAGGCCTATGACTGGGTGGAATGGACTTGCCTTGATAAAATTATGGAGAAATTAGGTTTTGTGGAACATTGGAGAAGGTTAATTATGCGATGTGTGTCCACTGTTTCTTATGCCATTAATATTAATGGGCGTCCTAGAGGCCGTATTATTCCTTCTAGGG GTCTTTCAGCTCTCATAAAATCTTCAGTGGAGAATGGCTCTTTGGAGGGTCTTGCTGTTTCTCGTGGCGGTCCAAAGCTTTCTCatctattttttgcagatgatagtctgATATTTTGTAAGGCTACTCTAGATAATTGTGAAGCCTTGCAAAGAATATTGGAAGTTTATGAAAGGGCTTCGGGTCAACAATTAAATAGAGCCAAGACGTCCTTGCTCTTTAGTAGCAATACATCACATGAAGTCCAGGAGGAGATAAAGCAAAGGTTTGGTGCCCAAGTTATTAAACAACATGAGAAGTATCTTGGTCTACCATCTCTTGTGGGTCGGAACAAAAGGAGTACTTTTGATGCCATAAAGGATAAGGTGGGGAAGAAATTGAAgggttggaaggaaaaatttttatCAAAGGCGGGTAAGGAGATTCTTATTAAGGCAGTGGCTCAGGCTATCCCTACATACACCATGAGTTGCTTTAAAATACCGGATGCCCTTTGTGAGGATCTGACAAGTATGATTTGTAACTTCTGGTGGGGACAAAGgaagaatgagaaaaagatAGCTTGGCTTAGTTGGGAGAAGATGTGTGAACCGAAGGCCAATGGTGGTATGGTGTTCAAAAAGCTGCAATAA
- the LOC126712141 gene encoding cytochrome P450 CYP82D47-like, whose amino-acid sequence MDFLSPSLYSAIAGLIAIILFSHYLLKRSRVGLAKTVPIAPGAWPVIGHLPLLGGTQPPHLTLGAMADKYGPLFTIKLGLHPALVVSSWDMAKECFTTNDLAVSSRPSIVAAKHMGYNYAMFNFAPHGPYWRELRKIITLELLSTRRLDQLAYIRVSEVEMFLKGLYKLWAKEKDGSGQILVELKQWFGDMSLNVILRMIAGKRYFGVNHDVVHEKEARCCQKAVRDFFHFLGLFVVSDAIPYLRWLDLGGHEKAMKRTAKEIDNILGEWLEEHKRKRASGETKEQDFMDVMLSVTDGADLGGYDPDTVNKATCLNLIAGGNDPIIVTLTWATSLLLNNRHVLKKAQDELDDLVGKERIVNKSDINKLVYLQAIVKETLRLYPGSPLSGPREFTEDCTIGGYHVPKGTRLIPNLWKIQTDHNKWSEPLKFKPERFLTTHKDVDFKGQNFEFIPFGSGRRICPGASFGVQMVHLALASFLHMYDISTPSNVKVDMTESFGLTNLKATPLEVLITPRLHLTSFMG is encoded by the exons ATGGATTTTCTTTCACCTTCCCTATATTCTGCCATAGCTGGACTTATTGCTATAATTCTTTTCTCCCACTATCTTCTAAAGAGGTCAAGAGTTGGGTTAGCCAAAACAGTACCTATTGCACCTGGTGCATGGCCTGTAATTGGTCACCTCCCTCTGTTAGGGGGAACCCAACCTCCTCACCTAACTTTGGGAGCCATGGCTGACAAGTACGGACCACTTTTTACTATCAAGCTTGGATTGCACCCAGCTTTGGTGGTGAGCAGTTGGGACATGGCCAAAGAGTGCTTCACCACCAACGACTTGGCTGTGTCATCGCGACCCAGTATAGTTGCGGCAAAACATATGGGCTATAACTATGCCATGTTTAATTTTGCACCCCATGGTCCCTATTGGCGTGAATTGCGTAAAATAATCACGTTAGAGCTACTATCAACCCGTCGGCTTGACCAGCTTGCCTATATTCGAGTCTCTGAAGTCGAGATGTTCTTGAAAGGTCTATACAAACTATGGGCCAAGGAAAAGGATGGGTCAGGCCAAATTTTAGTGGAGTTGAAGCAATGGTTTGGGGACATGAGTCTCAACGTGATTCTTAGGATGATCGCTGGAAAGCGGTACTTTGGTGTTAATCATGATGTTGTTCATGAAAAAGAGGCACGATGCTGCCAAAAGGCGGTGCGagatttctttcattttctgggtttgtttgtggTGTCGGATGCAATTCCTTATCTTAGGTGGTTGGATTTGGGTGGACATGAAAAGGCCATGAAGAGAACTGCAAAAGAGATTGACAACATTCTTGGGGAATGGTTAGAGGAGCATAAGCGAAAGAGAGCCTCCGGTGAAACCAAAGAGCAAGATTTCATGGACGTAATGCTTTCAGTCACTGATGGAGCAGACCTAGGAGGTTATGATCCTGACACAGTCAACAAAGCCACATGTTTG AATTTGATTGCAGGTGGAAATGACCCCATTATAGTAACCTTAACTTGGGCAACATCACTATTATTGAATAACCGCCATGTATTGAAAAAGGCCCAAGATGAGCTCGACGATCTAGTGGGCAAGGAAAGAATTGTAAACAAGTCGGACATAAATAAGTTGGTGTACCTCCAAGCCATAGTTAAAGAGACTTTACGTTTGTATCCCGGGTCACCACTATCAGGACCACGTGAATTCACCGAGGACTGCACTATAGGTGGTTACCATGTCCCAAAAGGCACTCGGCTAATCCCGAACCTTTGGAAAATCCAAACTGACCATAACAAATGGTCAGAACCATTAAAGTTCAAGCCGGAAAGATTTCTCACCACCCACAAGGATGTTGATTTTAAGGGGCAAAACTTTGAGTTTATCCCATTTGGAAGTGGTAGAAGAATATGCCCTGGAGCATCTTTTGGAGTTCAAATGGTGCACTTAGCACTTGCTAGTTTTTTACACATGTATGACATTTCTACTCCCTCGAATGTAAAAGTCGATATGACAGAGAGCTTTGGACTCACAAACTTGAAAGCCACCCCACTTGAAGTTCTCATCACACCACGCCTGCATCTCACGAGCTTTATGGGTTAG
- the LOC126694211 gene encoding uncharacterized protein LOC126694211 yields MSKKVLAPLGALESEAKAFEAGLLLARDIGIQDVILEGDSLVIYNALCEVSLPPSSVASIVDGMRDLCKVFRWLQFSHVKRKGNRPAHLLAKYAGGIDDFIVWMEENPCFLEQALSHDVLS; encoded by the coding sequence ATGAGTAAGAAGGTTTTGGCTCCGTTGGGTGCGTTGGAGTCAGAGGCCAAAGCGTTTGAAGCTGGGTTGCTCCTTGCGAGGGACATTGGTATCCAAGATGTTATTTTGGAGGGTGATTCATTGGTCATCTACAATGCTCTTTGTGAAGTTTCCTTACCACCTTCATCAGTAGCTTCGATTGTGGATGGGATGCGGGATTTATGTAAGGTCTTTAGGTGGCTTCAATTTTCTCATGTAAAAAGAAAGGGCAATAGACCAGCCCATTTATTAGCTAAGTATGCGGGAGGCATAGATGATTTTATTGTATGGATGGAAGAGAATCCTTGCTTTCTTGAGCAAGCTCTTTCACATGATGTTCTTTCTTGA